A single genomic interval of Sceloporus undulatus isolate JIND9_A2432 ecotype Alabama chromosome 2, SceUnd_v1.1, whole genome shotgun sequence harbors:
- the LOC121921635 gene encoding CMRF35-like molecule 1: MPLLALVGSLFLLPGYFCELTGPETVRAILGTSAHVHCTYDQKYEANVKYWCKKTNRDCPIVVQTSGSEKPVKVGRVSIRDSHALRQFTVTMETLTARDTGTYSCGVNVNRGPNLLALVNVTVTTGNSNSPELSEDFFSSLDSSSISYLIYVSFLVSIGLKMPILLCLVLAMGWIYRKKKWSSDQVTSETPS, encoded by the exons ATGCCCTTGCTGGCCTTGGTTGGCTCACTCTTCCTCCTGCCAG GGTATTTCTGTGAGCTGACTGGTCCTGAAACTGTGCGTGCAATCCTGGGGACATCTGCACATGTGCACTGCACCTATGATCAAAAATATGAAGCAAACGTGAAATATTGGTGCAAAAAAACTAACAGAGACTGCCCCATCGTTGTTCAGACGTCTGGGTCAGAGAAGCCAGTGAAAGTAGGCAGAGTCTCCATTAGAGACAGCCATGCATTACGCCAGTTCACAGTTACAATGGAGACCCTCACTGCCAGGGATACTGGAACTTACAGTTGTGGGGTGAATGTGAACAGAGGTCCAAACCTATTGGCTCTTGTTAATGTGACAG TAACTACTGGAAACTCAAACAGCCCTGAGCTAAGTGAGGACTTCTTTTCCAGCCTGGATTCCAGCTCCATCAG TTATCTGATATATGTGTCCTTCCTGGTTTCGATTGGCTTGAAAATGCCCATCCTCCTGTGTCTGGTCTTGGCAATGGGCTGGATATATAGAAAGAAAAAGTGGTCATCTGATCAAGTGACATCTGAGACACCATCATGA